The following coding sequences are from one Portunus trituberculatus isolate SZX2019 chromosome 6, ASM1759143v1, whole genome shotgun sequence window:
- the LOC123517887 gene encoding uncharacterized protein LOC123517887: MALTNVMSLLFSFLLLVCTAKEPRAASGWHQMFMLGSDLELNNDTIEETCDDDVLDPDIFLHLLDDDLAPIASRSMTRVRPQEMPQEDRNSEEDVKDPVRPRKKTKGAKTTVTKRRW; encoded by the exons ATGGCCCTGACTAATGTCATGTCCCTTCTTTTCAGTTTCCTGCTTCTGGTTTGTACAGCAAAAGAGCCACGAGCAGCAAGTGGGTGGCACCAAATGTTTATGCTTGGCAGCGACCTTGAGCTCAATAATGACACCATCGAAGAAACCTGTGATGATGACGTACTGGATCCCGatatcttccttcacctcctggaTGATGACCTTGCTCCCATAGCCTCAA GGTCAATGACCAGGGTGCGGCCACAGGAGATGCCACAAGAGGACAGGAACAGCGAAGAGGATGTGAAAGACCCTGTGCGACCTCGTAAGAAGACCAAGGGAGCCAAGACAACTGTAACAAAACGGAGATGGTAA